The following are encoded together in the candidate division KSB1 bacterium genome:
- the rimO gene encoding 30S ribosomal protein S12 methylthiotransferase RimO: protein MKINLITLGCPKNIVDSELIKGGLKACGVDFVGDAKNAEAVIINTCGFIESAKEESIDTILQAVQLKKRGRIKNVFVTGCLSERYGAELRREIPEVDGFYGNRDMRKIVAGLAQQLRLKYELIGERELLTPGHYAYLKISEGCEHPCTFCAIPGIRGNFRSTPIPDLVEQAASLSAKGVKELILVAQDTTQYGLDLNGVQQLPTLLRALCRVGGIEWIRLMYAYPYHVTEPMLEVIAEEPKIVKYIDMPIQHISSRMLKRMGRRVDRVFTENLLAQMRAIVPELAIRTSVIVGFPGETEEDFQELLDFIAEGNFERLGVFTYSQEEDTPAFCFSEQIADEVKRERYDLLMQAQQEVAANWSARQTGRRLRVLIDEFDAVENVYRGRTAWDCPEIDHGVLVHAAQLSAKNSAEVKIGEFCEVDIVEAQDYDLIAVPARRRTAFSSPASVRELGGIKYLLYHGQPAG from the coding sequence TTGAAAATCAACCTCATCACCCTCGGTTGTCCGAAAAACATCGTTGATTCCGAATTGATCAAAGGCGGGCTGAAAGCTTGCGGCGTGGACTTCGTTGGCGACGCCAAAAATGCTGAAGCCGTCATCATCAACACCTGCGGTTTCATCGAATCTGCCAAGGAAGAATCGATTGACACCATTTTGCAAGCGGTGCAGCTTAAAAAACGCGGCAGAATCAAAAACGTTTTTGTCACCGGCTGCCTTTCCGAGCGCTACGGCGCGGAATTGCGCCGGGAAATTCCTGAAGTCGACGGCTTTTATGGCAACCGCGACATGCGGAAAATTGTGGCTGGCCTCGCGCAGCAGTTGCGATTGAAATACGAATTGATCGGCGAGCGGGAACTGCTCACGCCGGGGCATTATGCGTATTTGAAAATTTCCGAGGGCTGCGAGCATCCCTGCACCTTTTGCGCGATTCCGGGCATTCGCGGCAATTTTCGCAGCACGCCAATTCCCGATCTCGTAGAACAGGCTGCCAGCCTGTCCGCAAAAGGCGTCAAAGAGCTCATCCTCGTCGCCCAGGACACCACGCAATACGGCCTCGATCTCAACGGTGTGCAGCAACTGCCCACACTTCTGCGCGCGCTGTGCCGCGTAGGCGGCATCGAGTGGATTCGGCTGATGTATGCGTATCCTTATCATGTCACCGAGCCGATGCTCGAAGTCATCGCCGAAGAGCCGAAGATCGTCAAATACATCGACATGCCGATTCAACATATTTCCAGCCGCATGTTGAAACGCATGGGACGCCGGGTCGATCGCGTTTTCACGGAGAATTTGCTTGCCCAAATGCGCGCGATTGTCCCTGAGCTGGCGATCCGCACCTCGGTAATCGTCGGTTTCCCCGGCGAAACCGAGGAAGATTTTCAGGAGTTGCTCGATTTTATCGCGGAGGGAAATTTTGAGCGGCTCGGCGTTTTTACTTACTCGCAGGAAGAAGACACGCCGGCCTTTTGTTTTTCCGAACAGATCGCCGACGAGGTCAAACGCGAGCGTTACGATCTGTTGATGCAGGCCCAGCAGGAGGTCGCGGCCAATTGGAGCGCCAGACAAACCGGCCGGCGGCTGCGAGTTTTAATTGATGAATTTGATGCTGTTGAAAACGTCTATCGCGGCCGCACAGCCTGGGATTGCCCTGAGATCGATCATGGTGTTTTAGTGCACGCGGCGCAGTTGTCTGCAAAAAATTCCGCCGAGGTAAAAATCGGCGAGTTCTGTGAAGTTGATATTGTCGAAGCCCAAGATTATGATTTGATCGCCGTTCCGGCGCGCCGCCGCACTGCGTTTTCCTCGCCGGCTTCGGTACGGGAGCTCGGCGGCATCAAATATCTGCTTTATCACGGCCAACCGGCCGGATGA
- a CDS encoding type II toxin-antitoxin system PemK/MazF family toxin yields the protein MADHLMTVEGIYDGKAIRPLGKIKTRKRHRVLITFLEKVRPVVIVSIESYNRYAGDVVVCGVTSKLKPMRFAIQIDQQKRIS from the coding sequence ATGGCCGATCATTTGATGACAGTCGAAGGCATTTACGACGGCAAAGCGATACGTCCACTCGGCAAAATCAAGACACGTAAAAGGCATCGCGTTCTCATCACTTTCCTCGAGAAGGTTCGTCCGGTCGTTATTGTATCGATCGAGTCTTATAATCGTTACGCGGGAGATGTTGTTGTCTGCGGCGTGACCAGCAAGCTCAAACCGATGCGTTTTGCGATACAGATTGACCAACAAAAGCGAATTAGTTAA
- a CDS encoding type II toxin-antitoxin system PemK/MazF family toxin: MTKGKVVLVPFPFDDLSATKVRPALCLTDPIGTFRHVVLAFITSRIPSDMMESDFVIDAAQDDFVMTGLRVSSTLRLHRLMTVTTSLIERELGSISSTMENKVDEKLCKLFKLV, translated from the coding sequence GTGACGAAGGGTAAGGTGGTGCTGGTGCCGTTTCCATTCGACGATCTTTCTGCGACTAAAGTGCGCCCAGCTTTGTGTTTGACTGATCCGATTGGAACTTTTCGGCACGTTGTATTGGCATTTATTACCAGCAGGATTCCATCCGATATGATGGAATCCGATTTTGTTATTGATGCTGCGCAAGATGATTTTGTGATGACTGGACTCCGAGTATCATCAACTTTGCGTCTTCATCGTTTGATGACGGTCACTACATCGTTGATCGAGCGTGAACTCGGCAGTATTTCTTCTACGATGGAGAACAAGGTTGATGAAAAACTTTGCAAATTATTTAAACTTGTATAG